A stretch of DNA from Hydrogenophaga sp. SL48:
CCGGCCAGCTCCAGCTTGTTGATGATGGGCTCACGAAGCTCAGTCGGCAGGTCACCGCGCACCTTGGCCACGGCCGATCGCACGTCGTCCAGCGCTTCCTGCGTGGCCTTCTCGATGCGGAACTCGGCCGTGATCGACACCGTGCCGTCCTGCACCTTGGTGTAGATGTGCTTGAGGCCCTGCAGCGAGGCCAGGCTGTTCTCGATCTTGCGAGCGACGTCGTTTTCCAGCTGGTTGGGGGCCGCCCCCGGCAGGCTGGCGACGATGGTGATGTTGGGAACGTCCAGGTCGGGGAAGTTCTGCACCTTCATCGCCTGGAAGGAAAACAGGCCGGCGAGCGTGAGCATGACGAACAGCATCGCCGCCGGGATCGGATTCTTGATGGACCAAGCGGAAACGTTCATGACCGGTCCTTCACTGAACAATCTTCACGAGGTCACCCTCGTTCAGGAAACCCGCGCCCTGCACCGCCACCGATTCCTCGGCCTTGAGGCCCTGCAGCAGTTCCACGCGCTCGCCCACGCGGCGGCCGGTCTCCACCTTGCGCTGGGCGGCCTTGTTGTCGACACCGACCACGAACACGTAGTTGTGGCCGTCGCGCACCACGATGGCCTGGGCCGGCACGGTGAGCGCCTGGCTTTCCCCGAGCAGGAAGTGGCCGCGGGCAAAGGTGCCGGCCTTGAGCTCGTCGTGGCGCGGCAGGTCGGCAAACACCAGCACGTTGCGGGTCTGCGGATCGGCCGTGGGCGCGATGGCGCGCACCGTGCCCTTGACCTCCAGGCCGCTGGCCGCGGTCACGTCCACCTTCTGCCCGACCTTGATGCGGCCCACTTCGGCCGGCGTCACTTCGGCGCGCCATTCCATGCGGCTCTGGCGCACCAGCCGGAACAGCTCCTGCCCGGCACCGGCCACCGCGCCCACCGTGGCGCTGCGGGCGGAGATCACACCGTCGTCCGGGGCCAGCACCTGGGTGTTGCCCAGCCGCACCCGGCTGGCGGCGTACGAGGCCTTCGCCGCTTCCCACTGCGCCCGGGTGACCTTTTCCTGGGTCAGGTACTGCGCAATCTGCGACTGCGACAGGGCGCCCGTGTCCTGGATCGAGCGCGCGCGGTCCGCGTCGGCCTTGGCGTTCTCGAAGGCGGCCTCGGCCTGCATCACGCTGGCCTGGCCCTGCAGGCTTTCGGCGGCCGTGGTTTCGCGCGCGAACGTGGCGAGCACCTGCCCCTTGCGCACCGCGTCGCCGATGTTGACGTTCACCGTGGCCAGGCGCAGGCCCGGCAGTTCGGCACCCACGCTGGCCTCCTGCCAGGCGGCGATGTTGCCGTTGGCCTGCAGCTGCAGCGACAGCTTGTCGGTCGTGGGCTTGGCCAGCGACACGGTCATGGCCGGTTTGGGCGCGGGCGCCGCCGCGTCGGCCGACGCGGGCGCAGCGGCAGCGGAGGCCGCACCGGCCTCACCCTCGGCGGGCTTGCTGCAGGCGGCCACGATCAGGGCGGCGGCGACGGCCACCCAGCTGAGCCGGTGCAGACCGGCGGACGAAGAAGTGGGCATGGCGTTCATGAGGGTTTCCGGACGGGTTCTGGGGTGACCTGGGGATCGAAGCCGCCGCCGAGGGCGACGTACAGACCGATCCAGGTGTTGAGCTGTTCCAGTTGCAGCGCGACGGCGCCGCTGTCGGCGTTGAGCTTGAGGCGGCGCGCTTCTTCCAGCTCGTTGAGGTTGGCCAGGCCCACTCGGTAGCGC
This window harbors:
- a CDS encoding efflux RND transporter periplasmic adaptor subunit, which codes for MNAMPTSSSAGLHRLSWVAVAAALIVAACSKPAEGEAGAASAAAAPASADAAAPAPKPAMTVSLAKPTTDKLSLQLQANGNIAAWQEASVGAELPGLRLATVNVNIGDAVRKGQVLATFARETTAAESLQGQASVMQAEAAFENAKADADRARSIQDTGALSQSQIAQYLTQEKVTRAQWEAAKASYAASRVRLGNTQVLAPDDGVISARSATVGAVAGAGQELFRLVRQSRMEWRAEVTPAEVGRIKVGQKVDVTAASGLEVKGTVRAIAPTADPQTRNVLVFADLPRHDELKAGTFARGHFLLGESQALTVPAQAIVVRDGHNYVFVVGVDNKAAQRKVETGRRVGERVELLQGLKAEESVAVQGAGFLNEGDLVKIVQ